Within the Pseudorasbora parva isolate DD20220531a chromosome 20, ASM2467924v1, whole genome shotgun sequence genome, the region tgagcactaactgcaggagtcagattaatgagctgatgagctcttgtgatgagagctgaggtaatcgcgactacactcgcggaatacattcacaacacaagttcagtctggcgcgtttcagttcatgcctttgcaagcttaactttttATAGAacttaatttgagaagttaaaagacttacattgctcaccatagctccgtttaaatgagtgcctgtagctgagctctccctgcgagctgagtgtgatctcccatcccccatgcgcgggttcaaaacatggggaaatggctccctctgctggctgtagtctttagactttggccaaacattcctcctatgatgcaaaaatcgtcaatttgcatcataggaggaacttttccagaaataaaatgcatttaaatctcttgtctcagggggatatgaggggggaaagcacaatcatttgaatatacttcagggtttctactgatacaaagccaagTAACCCTTTGAGTCAACGAACGTATTTACTtacaaaaaaactgatttggctttattaaaatgtgcaaaatctactcattaaataaaataagtctaaATAAGTGGTTCAGATGACCAAAGCATGTTTTCTTGCATgattaacatttaattgtttggtcagacatttagacATTCATATATCTGGGATTATGGTAAACATGGGCTTATAAACATGAGGTTTGTCTTTAACTGTGCTTTGCATCCGCTTTCTGCTGATTGCTGAACGAGTCTGACGCGCATGCTAAATGACCGAGGTAGCCTAGTTTGTTCACGAacgagatctctctctctctcattcagaGCTGGTTCATTTAGTTCACGAAAGAGAAGTATCAGTTTGTTCACGAacgagatctctctctctctctagttcAGACTCAAAACAGCGATTCGGTCAGTTAAGTTCGTTCAGTAGCTCAGAATGCAAACACACTTTACTCTGTAGTAATCATTTAACCATCAACCTGCATTATTACACTGTTTTCATTACAGTGGTAAAGTGTACATTTCTTTATTTACTGGAAATATGCCACCTACACGAGCCGAGCTGTTCGCTATCAGTATCCTTCAACAACTGGTTCATTTCGTTCACGAACGAACGACATGTAGCCTACCAATTCGTTCACTAACGACATTTCTCGTTCAGAGTCAGACTCAAAGCCTCTCGGTCAGTAAAGGGTGTATTCGTTCACTGAATTCAACAAATCACATGCTCCGTCACATCTCATACTCGAACGCTATTGGCTTGAGGTTTTGTTATTCTTTAACAGAATGAAACAGTCGACAGAGCTGCGCATGTGCTCGCTGCTAATAGCCCCACGCTGCGGTGGAGGGAGGAATTTCACTGAACGAGAAACATGAGTCAATAGACTACGTGAAtgagaacgattcgttcacctaaaagatttgttcacctaaaagattcgttcaaaaagaacgattcgttcacgaacgtaacatcactaccaaagagagacagagagagagacggtgctggggaaagattgctgtgAAAGTGTTATTGTACTGAGTTTTTGAGAGTgcgagtttattttgtttatatctgagagctctgaataatcacgagtgaactttgctgaacgttatttctctcacaaaatgctttcaccacagctaacagcaAGCACACggcatgaatacagtaagagctactgttgagcataatgagcagcATCATTCAAACGGGTGATTGAccgatccgaacattataaagagtgttctttgatcgctctctctagtttaatcatttaaataacagatttgtttcatgctgctaacagaaatgagtgaagttgatggttttagtcactggcttgcttcactgatgcatcaagacggccaggtCCAGGACTAACAgttttaaatgatttagaaagaaagtctgtgtgaacttgaatgattagctacacatcagaactcactgatcccagatcaggcattattgaacactgttactcactgtttgtggtggTGCCTGagctttaccatatggatttGACTCTGATCTGACCCCACATTATCTGACTCTGATTTTCATTTtggtttaaaaaacaacaacaactggaTGTCAGCCTTTCGTTTCATAGTGTCCCGCAAGACGTGACAATAAGTACAAAGTTCTAGCTTTCTAAAtgtacactacactacactagtTAGTCAAACATTACGCCTGTTTAAAACATAGCCTACTCTGTCTGCAGTCCGTATGCATTGCAGGAGCCGCGTGCGCTGTTGTGCTTCCACATATGATGCGTTCGTAGTGCGTAACTGATCCGAGGTTGTATACCACAAACACAACCttgaataattatttttatttcaaatccaCACGTTCTTACTGAACAATGATGGCTTGTTAGCATTACAATACACCCATTCATAGATGTCacgtttaaataaattataataatataataattataataataatttgttaaatttatatagcgcttttcaaggcactcacaacactttacattgaaggggggaatctctagcctagaaatctagacgcaccctagcggcagcaaatttaatctacccgcaagtgtcgtctaggaactctcaatacccttctgagctgctAACTGACACTAAAAGCTAAACTCTGgtctggccaatcacatcgtgtatagagtcggcgggcggggccataatgacgacggccgagttgcgtttgcgtgcttctagtaaacacagaaactggcgaacggcggcggtctttcgaatcagctttgaccgcgactctgaaagacttggagttaagcttttctctgagaaaagaacaaataacggcactgaagtcattcttaaaaagggaagatgtgttcggagtttagccgaccggcgaatgtttaatctatcaacaagctctgtttcaccttcgttgctctggttggtgtagcgctatcctatcacgtgcagagggagtttgaaagacaaccgtttatcccgcccctcggattgagccctgtctatggtgagtttccagaccaaacatcttgatgtgggtctggcttgtcaggctagggaatctcctcaagcaccaccaatgtgcagcatccacctggatgatgcgacagcagccatattgtgccagaacgcaATATGACTGCCGTCATGGATGCACTAGGCCTACATTTATGCACATATGCACTGGCCTACATTTATGCACATAAATGCCCTAGGCCTACATTTAAACACTGTTCAATTCAATATCAGTTCAATATTCAATTAATCACTTTAAATTTATTATATGTTATGTTGCTCAagcaagtggcaaaacatttaaacacaggCCTATGCTAAAATCAGagacattttacattaaaacttacaatagacaaaaaatccagtctttaatttctttcattttaacatacatttttacaagaaatcctgcaggtcataaagaactttttcttagggatgcaccgaatccaggatTCGGATAAGGCCGAACATTGGGCTTTTTGACTGGGTTCGGTTTCTGCCGaaccttagaatttttttccaccgAACCGAACCCGCTTGCACTACGCGATACTGGTCGATGATGCCGCGGTTGATTATGGCAACGTGTTTACTAGGTGGACCGTTCGAATGCAGTAGGCTGTGAGAAAGTGAAAATGGAACTTGTGAACacaaaatgtgttgtttggcaGTACTTTCAGTCACAAGAAGGCAATTCAATTCGAGCTATATGTTCAATTTGCAATGGCGATTTGTCTCGTGGTGCCAAGAACCCTGAACAATAGCCGctggatgtccggttcgcgaacgaatcgtacTTTTTAACCAGATCTTTTTAGTTATCCGGTCGAACCAGGCAGTTCACCAAAtcagactgaatcgttctaaacggttcgcatctcaaatcagcgctgatcccacaagttactgtagttactcactttctgacatgagtgacaatccctcagactagaaatagactaatatcttgaagtatttgttgtaactccaacagttcactgaactgagacatgttttgccgtgagaaccggtgagctgagatactgcttgcgtgatagcgtcgtcttgaacagaactgtttctctcggagtgggacggctgatgctgtttctctcggaaaactgatgctgataatatatgagcacgggtgaaccaaggatttgtgtaagtttatgttatgtcaatgtaagtttatttaatctgtgtaaaactttagtgtttgcacgacagtggctgtattgagtgcttttgcaaaacatgaattaaaaaacgtattcaagatgatgatgatgacaataataattattactatactaagttttgattacaaatacttttatatgaatgtgtttgaatgtattttcatccgccgggatgatagaaacAACGTCATTACGTAAGGACGTAAAAGAAGCGGTTAtccgttttttttaaccggttcattgaaacgaactgtccaAAAGAACCgtttcgcggaaaagaaccgaacttcccatccgAGAGAATAAGAGTTGTGCATGAAGGaatctacagacagcaatacggcacagtcatcctggcataatgttgcctttttttaaatttaaattaaattaaaaatacactgctgtggacgttgtttgtcattaatgtgtttactgtgatattggactgaggatgggagttggtttcggattcggcagaatcttaaccagtggattcggtattcggccgaacctcaaaaatctggattcggtgcatTCCTACTTTTTCTCCACCTTTAAGAAAGGACGAGAGCTCTCCATTATGTCTCCCTATTTACCTAAATGTGTCGTTTTCCTTGCTTGACTTTGAAACAGATTAGACattaaattatatgcatctTTGGTAAAATAATTAGATTTTCACTtcaatacatgtttattttaaggcaaacaatgctctgtcactttaattcagcgcctccagcacagcaaaaaatagcTGAGATTTGGAGTGGAAACGAACGCCGCACTCCTGCAGACGCAGCACTGCCGGACCACATCTGTGTGCCgtgtgaaagctgtaatccgTTAACATTGGGACGAAAAAAAATATACGCACTGCAAACAGACTGGGTGAAACAGGCGACAGAGTCATCTATTCGTGATCAAACTAGTTGCATTGCACACCACTAAGCAGTTCAAGTCATTTGTTTGGACTACTATACAATAATATAAAGACGTGTTTTCTTGCTATCATCTAATCACATTGTGCCGCTGATGTAATTTGGTAGATGAAACAATTTATACATTGGGAATTTGGGATACACTGCTGGGGTGGCAGATGGGGTGGCAATGGTCTTTCTTAGGGTAGATCCACCATTGTGTGTACAGATTTGCCTATGATTTTGCGTGTTAAGATCTGCGAGttaaaatcgggcagtgtgatctctaaattagttGTAATCcgcatggatggcaggacccaaggtttcctagCAGAACATTGCCTCCGGTGACTTGCCTTCtttccatagtgcatcctggtgccatgtgttctccaggtaagtgacacacacacacccgccATCCACacgatgtaaaagaaaacgtgattcataagaccaggccaccttcttccattattctgtggtccagttctgatactCACATGCCCACTTTTAGCGCTTTTAGCAGTTGTCGGGttagcatgggcaccctgactggtgtATCTGGTGTATCTTCAGCTGGATTCTTTATTGAGATGCTGCTGTGTTGGCGTTGCAGTCATTAAAGTCTGATGTACTTCAATCAGAGCTAATTTCTTTTTCAGTCTTCATTTAGGGGTATAAAAAGAATGTGCTCTTCATGTATTTCAAAGGACAATATTATGGATAGGATATCAGTGTCCCCCCATAAACCTCTGTCCCCTTTCCCCCAGGTGTGATGCCCGTCGGAATAGAATCTAGTTTGATGCTTTACATCTCTTAAATATTTTGTTGTCTGTTGCTTTGTACTATTTAACTGGTGTTCATttgtatttttctctttttgccTTAGACCCGATGGCCCTAAATGAGGAGAGTGAAGTACTGAATGAAGAGAAAGATAAAAATAAGATTCATGAATTCATAACAAGGGAAAAAACTTTTAGTTGCGCACAGGCTAAAAAGACAAGAAAAAGGGGTGAAAAGAAGGGAACTAAAAGTaatttcacctgccaacagtgtggaaaaagtttcaaCCGAAAAGGAAGGCTTGACAGGCACATGAGCGTTCACACTGGAGACAAGCCTTgtacctgccaacagtgtggaaagagtttcagtcaAGGAGTAAGCCTTACAagacacatgagagttcacactggagagaagccttacacctgctcTCAGTGTGGAACGAGTTTTAACCGTAAAGAAACCCTTGAGGTCCACATgaaaattcacactggagagaagcctttcatctgccaacagtgtggaaacaGATTCTCTCTAAAAGGAGGCCTTAAAAAACACATGaaagttcacactggagagaagccttacacatgTCTGcggtgtggaaagagtttttctGGAAAGGGAAGCCTTGACAGGCACATgagtattcacactggagagaaacttTACACATGTCCGCAGTGTGGAAAGACTTTTTCTGAAAAAGAAAGCCTTAACAGGCACATGCAAATTCACACTAAAGAGAAGCCGTACACATGTACTcggtgtggaaagagtttcactcaaaTTGGAAACTTTAATGTGCATGTGAGAATTCACgttggagagaagccttactcCTGCCAACATTGTGGAAGAACTTTTACCCTAAAAGGAAACCTTAATTGCCACATgaaaattcacactggagagaaaccttacacctgccaacagtgtggacaAAGTTTCAACCGAAAAGGAAGCCTTACCAGACACATGAGAATTCATACTGGATAGAAGCCGTTCACTAGTTATGGGCAGACGGAAGCTTCGTGAAGCACTTACTAGTGGTGATGAAATATAAATTGTGAATGTATAATCCTAACAgagtaacaaataaaacaaaatgatgtCTTATTTCTGCATTTCTGGCAACCTCCCCATAGCTAACTAAACAGCTGTATTACGATAGAAGTTAAACAAACGACAGAAACAATCAGTTTGCAAAGACTGTATCAACCAAAtgtttcttctgctcaccaaggctacatttatttgatccaaactACAGCAATAACAGTTttattatgtaatatttttacattgtaaaatatatactttttctatttgaatacatttaaaaaatattttattcc harbors:
- the LOC137049031 gene encoding zinc finger protein OZF-like, translating into MAAPRSCICCDSAEGRFSFFLHTIIKMAFIKEESEDMKIEETLRVKDEENEEQTDPMALNEESEVLNEEKDKNKIHEFITREKTFSCAQAKKTRKRGEKKGTKSNFTCQQCGKSFNRKGRLDRHMSVHTGDKPCTCQQCGKSFSQGVSLTRHMRVHTGEKPYTCSQCGTSFNRKETLEVHMKIHTGEKPFICQQCGNRFSLKGGLKKHMKVHTGEKPYTCLRCGKSFSGKGSLDRHMSIHTGEKLYTCPQCGKTFSEKESLNRHMQIHTKEKPYTCTRCGKSFTQIGNFNVHVRIHVGEKPYSCQHCGRTFTLKGNLNCHMKIHTGEKPYTCQQCGQSFNRKGSLTRHMRIHTG